In Silene latifolia isolate original U9 population chromosome 3, ASM4854445v1, whole genome shotgun sequence, a single window of DNA contains:
- the LOC141646987 gene encoding uncharacterized protein LOC141646987, whose protein sequence is MMKVLFKVGRNFVNVSKFGSSPQHDFINTTRIASFSYVSHNNEHNVGAPPPRSPPKVHLTVDDPRDNLNIKKNREHDDIRERTEDVTEKAKRGTKGVVETALNAGAAVAEGMEKSWGGIKETTEKIKDSVLGDDDENNEKRYGDNMRGSDQGYVDKNIEDLRRKAGGYDQRRSP, encoded by the exons ATGATGAAGGTTTTGTTTAAAGTTGGGAGAAATTTTGTAAATGTTTCCAAATTTGGTTCATCACCTCAACATGATTTCATCAACACTACAAGGATTGCAAGCTTCTCCTATGTTAGCCACAACAATGAG CATAATGTTGGTGCACCTCCACCAAGAAGCCCACCCAAGGTCCACTTAACAGTGGATGACCCAAGAGATAACTTGAACATCAAGAAAAACCGGGAACACGACGACATTCGTGAGAGGACCGAGGACGTGACAGAGAAAGCAAAAAGAGGAACAAAAGGCGTAGTTGAGACCGCGTTAAATGCAGGAGCAGCGGTAGCAGAAGGGATGGAGAAGTCTTGGGGAGGCATCAAGGAGACTACAGAGAAGATAAAGGATTCGGTGTTGGGTGATGACGACGAGAATAATGAGAAGCGTTACGGGGATAATATGAGAGGTAGTGATCAAGGTTATGTAGACAAAAATATTGAGGATTTGAGAAGGAAAGCCGGAGGTTACGACCAAAGGCGGTCGCCCTAG